The genomic window GCCGCTGACGAGGATGCGGTCACCACTCGCACTGATCTGCACGTTGCTGACCACTGGCGGCTGGTTGCGGTCGACCCTCTGATTGTTGTCGCGGAAGAAGCGGCCCAGGTAGCGCGCGTAGTTGATGCCATTGCCATTGATATAGCCGCCACTGGCGCCTTCGCCACCGGACCAGGCGTGGTCAACATTGTTGAACCACAGCATGGAGACGCGGCCGTCATCCCAGAGTGTTTCATCGGCGCTGCGGCTGCCCTCACTGACGGTGTTGGTGCCAGGTAGCTGGCTGACGCCATAGACGCCCGCCATGCCGTTGGCATTCTGCTCGTTGTAGCAGAGGTTGACCGTCGTATCGTCGTAGCCGTGTGCGATAGAGGCAATCTGGGTTTCGAACTGGCTCTTGTAACTCCCCGCGTAGGTATTACAGCGGCTGGTGACGTCTGCCTGTTCGCAGGGGCCCAGAGCACCGTTGGAGCTGGTGCCGATGCTGGGTCCGGCACTGATGCCCATGCCGGCGAAAACGTCAGGCGCCAGGCAGGCGGTGGTGTTGGCGAAAGCCGCCCCGGAAGAGAGTCCGGCGATATAAACCTGGTCCGGGTCGATATCACGACTGGCATCGCCGGAAAGGGTGTTGGCCAGGTTGATCAGGTTTTTGTAGTCACCGGCAGTGCGGGAGCGGATCCCCTCCCAGTACGACCAGCAGCTGAAGCCAGCTTTGTTCATGGCGTCTGGTACTGCCACCACCATGCCAAATTCTTCCGCCGCGTCTTCGAGGTTAGCGGTCAGGTAGTTGTTGATCGGTTGTGCACAGCCGTGCAACACGATCATCAGGGCCTTGCCGTCACCGATGTCAGAGCGGGTATCGGGGGTATAAATATTGACGTTGCTGAAGCCGCCGACGGCGACATTCTCCTGCCAGCTTCCGGCCTGGACGCCGGCGGCGCAAGTGAGTGCTACGGCAGTGGCAACACCGCGGAGCAGGCCGCGGCGGGGTTTCGGGATCATCATCGCATTCACCGTTATTGTTATCGGAATTGTGTTCGGTCTGTTGCCGAATGACTGCACCGATCAGCCTAGGAGGGGCCGGGGTGGGCGGGAATGCGACTTTGGTTGTACCCGACGGGTAAAGTTGGAGAAACCTGCGCCAGCTTGTGAAGTGCTTCACGCAGGTTTTGAGGAAGAAGCGTTAATCGTCAGTTTCGGTGCCGGTCTCAGCGGTAGTCGGCTGAGCCAGATTTGGCAGTGGCCAGCCGCCCAGCGCCTGCCAGCGGTTGACGATCAGGCAGAAGAGCTCGGCGGTTTTTTCTGCATCGTACTCGGCGGCGTGGGCGCTGCTGTTGTCGAATTCAATGCCTGCCACCTGACAGGCCTTCGCCAGCACGGTCTGGCCGTAGGCGAGCCCGGCGAGAGTGGCAGTGTCGAAACAGGAAAACGGATGAAAGGGGTTGCGCTTGATACCGCAACGCTCCACCGCCGCATTGACGAAACCGAGATCAAAGTGGGCGTTGTGAGCCACCAGCACGGCGCGGGTGCAGCTGTGCTTTTTCACTGCGGTGCGGATCTTGCGGAACAGTTCCGGCAGGGCGATTTCCTCGGGCCAGGCTTCGCGGTCCGGGGACTCCAGGTCAATACCGATGAAGTCGAGTGCAGATTGCTCGACATTGGCGCCCTCAAAAGGCTCGATGTGAAAGCTGTGGGTCTCAGACGGGAAGATCACCCCGTCTTCATCCATATCGAGAATGACGGCCGAGATCTCCAGCAGGGCATCCGTGCGCGCATTGAAGCCACCGCTCTCAAGGTCCACCACTACAGGCAGGAATCCTCGAAATCGCTGGGCCAGAAGGCTCTTGGGTCCGGTGGGTTCTTCGGCGGGGGTCACTTGGGGTCCTTGGTCGTCTGGATCTGCAGGAGTGTTTGGTGGCGCCCCGGTCAGTGCGGGCTCTCCCGTGACACGCCGTGAATACATCCCTGTAGGCTTTTCGGCGAGGTCCCTCTCGCCGAAAGTCACGCGAGTGCCCACACTGGCCGGGGCTTCGCATTTCGGTACGTCAATCTTAACGGATCATACCAGTCGCCAGTTCAGGGTTTCACCCGCGGCCAGCGGAATCAGTCGGTCTTCGCCCATGGCGAGGCTTTCCGGCAGGCGCCAGGGGTCGCGCGCCAGGGTAATGGTGTCCTCGTTGCGGGGCAGGCCGTAAAAGTCGGGGCCGAATTCGCTGGCGAACGCTTCCAGGCGATCCAGCTTGCCCGCCTGATCGAAGACTTCGGCGTACAGTTCGATGGCGCTGTAGGCGGTGTAACAGCCGGCACAGCCGCAGGCGTTCTCCTTCTTGTTCTGAGCATGGGGCGCAGAGTCTGTGCCGAGGAAGAACTTCGGGTTGCCGCTGGTGGCCGCCTCGATCAGGGCGGACTGGTGGTAGCCGCGCTTTAGGATCGGCAGGCAGTAGTAGTGCGGGCGGATGCCGCCGACCAGCATATGGTTGCGGTTGTACAGCAGGTGGTGCGCGGTAATGGTGGCGCCGACACCGTCGCGGGCCTTCTGCACGAACTCCGCAGCATGGGCGGTGGTAATGTGCTCGAGCACAATCTTCAGGGTTGGGAAGTCATCCACCACCCGGGACAGGATCTTCTCAATGAACACCTGTTCGCGGTCAAAGATGTCGATATCCGCAGTTGTCACCTCTCCGTGGAGCAACAGCTTCATGCCACACGCCTGCATGGCCTCCAGTGCGGGATAGATATTGGC from Microbulbifer aggregans includes these protein-coding regions:
- the pyrC gene encoding dihydroorotase gives rise to the protein MEQITLRAPDDWHIHLRDGAALERTVGDAARQFRRAIVMPNLVPPVVDAEDALFYQLRIREQIPEGNPFEPLMVIYLTDRTDAETVRLAHKAGVVAAKLYPAGATTNSDSGVTDIANIYPALEAMQACGMKLLLHGEVTTADIDIFDREQVFIEKILSRVVDDFPTLKIVLEHITTAHAAEFVQKARDGVGATITAHHLLYNRNHMLVGGIRPHYYCLPILKRGYHQSALIEAATSGNPKFFLGTDSAPHAQNKKENACGCAGCYTAYSAIELYAEVFDQAGKLDRLEAFASEFGPDFYGLPRNEDTITLARDPWRLPESLAMGEDRLIPLAAGETLNWRLV
- the rnt gene encoding ribonuclease T → MTPAEEPTGPKSLLAQRFRGFLPVVVDLESGGFNARTDALLEISAVILDMDEDGVIFPSETHSFHIEPFEGANVEQSALDFIGIDLESPDREAWPEEIALPELFRKIRTAVKKHSCTRAVLVAHNAHFDLGFVNAAVERCGIKRNPFHPFSCFDTATLAGLAYGQTVLAKACQVAGIEFDNSSAHAAEYDAEKTAELFCLIVNRWQALGGWPLPNLAQPTTAETGTETDD
- a CDS encoding PHB depolymerase family esterase, yielding MMIPKPRRGLLRGVATAVALTCAAGVQAGSWQENVAVGGFSNVNIYTPDTRSDIGDGKALMIVLHGCAQPINNYLTANLEDAAEEFGMVVAVPDAMNKAGFSCWSYWEGIRSRTAGDYKNLINLANTLSGDASRDIDPDQVYIAGLSSGAAFANTTACLAPDVFAGMGISAGPSIGTSSNGALGPCEQADVTSRCNTYAGSYKSQFETQIASIAHGYDDTTVNLCYNEQNANGMAGVYGVSQLPGTNTVSEGSRSADETLWDDGRVSMLWFNNVDHAWSGGEGASGGYINGNGINYARYLGRFFRDNNQRVDRNQPPVVSNVQISASGDRILVSGNAEDAEGSVSSVEATFTGDSGTTSTSGGVDSSGFFNLTSPALADDLYEVIVTATDDQGAVSQAFARTTRVGPEPPETAPVLSGISAATSGQCVTVSGTVVDENQNLDAVTVAFSNGTITAAVMGTAFEAEQCNLPGGPGSATVTARDLAGLSSTATVSFTVDAGVTADLDTHIAASRLDYAVGYSNCYLEYGTEPFRLDEVTTGTGQCRWEDDDGSCYGPNQACSGSGGDGSGDGSDDGTGGGDSGQPSGCEEQSTYNYYHKTAGRAYSTGNYFSPDYFANGSDDPMPGSTWGLSTLYSNDGVTWQLGSCP